One Pseudomonas sp. MH9.2 DNA segment encodes these proteins:
- a CDS encoding PIG-L deacetylase family protein, which produces MSQDVSRKQQLLKRHRRHKRIVLLVGLVLLGALGVLVAWWLPLLLGVLVWIAHEAWFADHLFYSPKDDYQYTFPSDSRVLEVRLEGQHLLMDTPLDPAADQTLVLALQVKSTWLGRFFDPVVMVLDGDQQDRQTFERGVNGLRYLNLSTVAQPLARGEVRLRGRFCRLKGPPKLWSFQYPDYRRQRVMVIAPHADDAELAAFGLYSQADEAWIVTLTAGEIEAQHYQKMGLDPVEAARIKGRLRAWDSIAVPRWAGVPQEHCVQLGYFCLQLPAMQAAPDKPVGSREAALSDTRLFRQFNAFVLPGDTDGAPTWNNLLADLRALLIRARPQVIVMPHPTLDPHPDHICAQAAVLEALKGLEWQPQALLGYANHLHDNDRWPMGDSGAGIALAPAFDPDQVLQPCVYSLTLEQQRDKAMALGMMHDLQTAVPFKRRLRRLIQRLLVGRASSPYGENEFFRKAVRRHELFWFLPRK; this is translated from the coding sequence ATGAGTCAGGACGTCAGTCGAAAGCAGCAGTTGCTCAAGCGTCATCGGCGGCATAAACGCATTGTTTTATTGGTGGGGCTTGTGCTGTTAGGGGCCCTTGGGGTCCTGGTTGCCTGGTGGTTGCCGCTCCTGCTCGGTGTGCTGGTGTGGATTGCCCATGAGGCTTGGTTCGCCGACCATCTGTTCTATTCGCCCAAGGATGATTATCAGTACACCTTCCCATCGGACAGTCGTGTGCTTGAGGTTCGCCTTGAGGGACAGCACTTGTTGATGGACACGCCGCTGGATCCCGCCGCCGATCAAACGCTGGTGCTGGCGTTGCAGGTCAAGAGTACGTGGCTGGGGCGTTTCTTTGATCCTGTGGTGATGGTGCTCGATGGTGATCAACAGGACCGTCAGACATTTGAGCGCGGGGTCAACGGCTTGCGTTATCTGAACCTCAGTACGGTTGCACAACCCTTGGCGCGTGGTGAGGTGCGCTTGCGAGGCCGTTTCTGTCGCCTGAAGGGGCCGCCGAAGTTGTGGTCTTTTCAGTATCCGGATTACAGGCGTCAGCGGGTCATGGTGATTGCTCCCCATGCTGATGATGCCGAATTGGCAGCGTTTGGTTTGTACAGTCAGGCTGATGAGGCTTGGATCGTGACCCTGACGGCAGGTGAAATTGAAGCGCAGCATTACCAGAAAATGGGACTCGACCCTGTTGAAGCGGCTCGAATCAAGGGCCGCTTGCGGGCTTGGGACAGTATTGCGGTGCCGCGTTGGGCTGGCGTGCCGCAGGAACATTGTGTGCAGCTCGGGTATTTCTGCCTACAGCTTCCCGCGATGCAAGCGGCACCCGATAAGCCTGTTGGTTCACGCGAAGCAGCGTTGAGTGATACCCGCTTGTTTCGCCAGTTCAACGCGTTTGTGTTGCCCGGCGACACAGATGGTGCTCCGACTTGGAATAACCTGCTGGCGGATTTGCGAGCGCTCCTTATCCGGGCCCGGCCGCAGGTGATTGTGATGCCCCATCCGACACTGGACCCGCACCCTGACCATATTTGTGCCCAGGCTGCGGTTCTGGAAGCGTTAAAAGGGTTGGAGTGGCAGCCGCAGGCATTGCTCGGTTATGCCAACCACCTCCATGACAATGATCGCTGGCCAATGGGGGATTCGGGAGCCGGTATTGCGCTTGCGCCTGCGTTCGATCCAGATCAGGTTTTGCAGCCTTGTGTTTACTCTCTGACACTGGAGCAGCAGCGGGACAAGGCGATGGCGCTGGGAATGATGCATGATCTGCAAACGGCCGTGCCTTTCAAGCGACGACTACGACGTTTGATACAACGGCTATTGGTCGGCAGGGCATCGTCACCCTACGGGGAGAATGAGTTTTTTCGCAAAGCGGTCAGACGTCACGAGTTGTTCTGGTTTCTGCCACGCAAATAA
- a CDS encoding DUF6625 family protein has translation MSKPNPRILFIIPYFGRWPFWMPFFLESCRHNADIDWLLFSDCGIPENLPDNVRVEIIDFKSYCQLVSDRLGIHFSPVAAYKLCDIKPALGFIHADRLDGYDFWAFGDTDLVYGDLRRCFARERLARYDLFSTHERRVAGHLCLMRNSVRSRELFMRIKNWRKRFADQQQHALDEGAFSRIFLWRKNFPRPLFNLVGKFNPWRRRSEFTEAFSTPGSCIKWHDGSHGFPSRWLWHKGQLTNEQDGSRPFPYFHFMFWKRHEWSSLPAPDPETVKHLAAQSAWVIDASGFQRGAV, from the coding sequence GTGAGCAAGCCAAATCCGCGGATTCTTTTTATCATTCCTTACTTTGGCCGTTGGCCGTTCTGGATGCCTTTCTTTCTTGAAAGCTGTCGGCATAACGCAGATATCGACTGGCTACTGTTTAGTGATTGCGGTATTCCAGAGAACCTTCCAGATAATGTCAGGGTTGAAATCATTGATTTTAAGAGCTATTGCCAGTTGGTCTCGGATCGTTTGGGTATTCACTTCTCGCCCGTAGCAGCTTATAAATTGTGCGATATCAAACCAGCCTTGGGTTTTATTCATGCCGATCGCCTTGACGGTTACGACTTTTGGGCATTCGGCGATACTGATCTAGTCTACGGTGATCTGCGGCGCTGCTTTGCGCGAGAGCGTTTGGCTCGCTACGACCTGTTTTCGACCCATGAACGGCGTGTGGCCGGGCATTTGTGTTTGATGCGCAACTCAGTGCGCAGCCGTGAACTATTCATGCGGATTAAAAACTGGCGTAAGCGTTTTGCCGATCAACAGCAGCATGCTTTGGATGAAGGTGCATTCAGTCGTATTTTTCTGTGGCGTAAAAATTTCCCGAGGCCGCTGTTCAATCTGGTGGGGAAATTTAATCCGTGGCGGCGACGCAGTGAATTTACAGAAGCATTCAGTACACCGGGCAGCTGCATCAAGTGGCATGATGGCTCTCATGGTTTCCCCTCTCGCTGGCTATGGCACAAGGGGCAGTTGACCAATGAGCAGGATGGGAGTCGACCTTTCCCGTATTTTCATTTTATGTTTTGGAAGCGGCATGAGTGGTCGAGTTTGCCAGCGCCCGACCCTGAAACGGTAAAACACTTGGCGGCGCAGTCGGCTTGGGTTATTGATGCGTCAGGCTTTCAGCGGGGAGCGGTATGA
- a CDS encoding glycosyltransferase, whose product MSQRLKVLQLQPDYNVKAYDFADLAEQIVKALPADRYDVTAAFMRGKPDSGGAVSRADRSVYFEFPEKSLKGLRLRAMWRLFWFCRKEQFDVVICNRFKPVNMMLQLNRWLKIPLCIGISHGFGEYDRFYRRRQAQGRIDKHWRFVGVSPAVKQYLIDCDCGFTDENTYAITNAIDIEQAEGLQYAREQARQLLGLDPSVRLVGALGRLVPVKGHTYLLQAFAALKDKYPNAQLAIIGAGREESRLRCEIEQLGLIGRAHLLGFRENALQYVRAFDIWTMPSLAEGLGLALLEGMSGHLPVIASSVPAMLPLIHGAGGLAVEPANVPALKAALDEYLSLSDEVLQAKGEQAYRYLLAQHDIDVFRQEYLALIETGLGLAQKGGL is encoded by the coding sequence ATGAGTCAGCGCTTAAAAGTGCTGCAGTTGCAGCCGGATTACAACGTTAAGGCTTACGATTTCGCTGATTTGGCGGAACAGATTGTCAAAGCTCTGCCCGCAGATCGCTATGACGTGACGGCGGCGTTTATGCGTGGCAAGCCGGACTCTGGAGGCGCGGTGAGTCGCGCTGACCGCTCAGTGTATTTTGAGTTTCCCGAAAAATCGCTCAAGGGCTTGCGCCTGCGCGCTATGTGGCGGCTTTTTTGGTTTTGCCGCAAAGAACAGTTCGATGTGGTGATCTGTAATCGCTTCAAACCGGTCAATATGATGCTCCAGCTTAATCGTTGGCTGAAGATCCCTTTGTGTATCGGCATTTCCCATGGGTTTGGCGAGTACGATCGATTTTATCGCCGGCGCCAAGCTCAGGGCCGGATTGATAAGCACTGGCGGTTTGTCGGCGTCTCCCCGGCAGTCAAGCAGTACCTGATTGACTGCGACTGTGGCTTTACCGATGAGAATACCTACGCCATCACCAATGCTATCGACATTGAGCAAGCTGAAGGCCTGCAGTACGCTCGTGAGCAGGCTCGGCAGTTGCTGGGGCTTGATCCCTCCGTACGGCTGGTTGGCGCATTGGGGAGGCTGGTGCCGGTCAAGGGGCACACGTACCTCTTGCAGGCTTTTGCCGCTCTGAAAGACAAGTACCCGAATGCTCAATTGGCAATCATCGGAGCGGGGCGTGAGGAGTCGCGACTGCGTTGTGAAATTGAACAATTGGGGCTGATCGGCCGCGCTCATTTACTGGGTTTTCGCGAAAATGCACTGCAGTACGTCAGGGCTTTCGATATTTGGACCATGCCCTCCCTGGCTGAGGGCTTGGGGTTGGCGCTGCTTGAAGGCATGAGCGGGCATCTGCCGGTTATTGCTTCCAGTGTTCCAGCCATGCTCCCGCTCATTCACGGTGCCGGTGGGCTTGCCGTAGAGCCGGCTAATGTTCCCGCGCTTAAGGCGGCCCTGGATGAGTACTTGAGCCTCTCGGATGAAGTGCTTCAGGCTAAGGGTGAGCAAGCCTATCGTTATTTGCTGGCTCAGCACGATATCGATGTATTTCGTCAGGAGTATCTGGCGTTGATTGAGACAGGTCTGGGCCTGGCGCAGAAGGGGGGTTTGTGA
- a CDS encoding glycosyltransferase, with the protein MTGDQPRVTVIIASYNHGPYIEQSILSVLNQTYPHIELLVIDDGSKDDSVERIRRLQTRYGFDFRVQQNQGLTHTLNDAIARSTGSLIAPFGSDDIMLPERIATQVAYMQDKPEVGICAGNIELIDAEGNLFPEKRQRREVPFRRLDFDDMFLERKPYPPAPTLLIRREALEKVGGFDPDIRLEDLLIELKITHAGYFIDGLSVLMARYRKHATNSYKNHRFMIDNILRSYALFSDHPRYEEVRYKFLNSMFLKTSNRDRPLARELLAQLPFKAWTGKTWRALGRLYFSRLEKN; encoded by the coding sequence GTGACAGGCGATCAACCACGGGTGACGGTGATTATCGCCTCCTATAACCATGGCCCCTATATCGAACAAAGCATCCTGAGCGTCCTGAACCAGACGTACCCGCATATTGAGTTGCTGGTCATCGATGATGGTTCTAAGGATGACAGTGTCGAGCGTATTCGCCGCCTGCAAACCCGCTATGGTTTTGATTTTAGGGTCCAGCAAAACCAGGGTTTGACCCATACCCTCAATGACGCTATCGCGCGTTCAACCGGCAGCTTGATCGCCCCTTTCGGGTCGGATGACATCATGTTGCCGGAGCGTATTGCGACTCAAGTGGCATACATGCAGGACAAGCCGGAAGTCGGTATTTGCGCGGGCAATATCGAATTGATTGATGCTGAGGGCAACCTGTTTCCCGAGAAGCGTCAGCGCCGGGAGGTGCCATTTCGTCGCCTTGATTTCGATGATATGTTCTTGGAGCGAAAGCCCTATCCACCAGCCCCTACGTTATTGATCCGGCGTGAAGCGCTGGAAAAAGTCGGCGGTTTCGACCCTGATATTCGTTTGGAAGACCTGTTGATTGAATTGAAAATCACCCACGCCGGGTATTTTATCGATGGCCTGAGTGTATTGATGGCGCGCTATCGTAAGCACGCTACCAACTCGTATAAAAACCACCGATTCATGATTGATAACATTCTGCGCTCGTATGCGCTATTCAGTGACCATCCGCGTTATGAGGAAGTGCGTTACAAATTCCTCAACTCCATGTTCCTGAAAACATCCAATCGTGACCGCCCACTGGCTCGTGAGCTTTTGGCGCAGTTGCCCTTCAAGGCTTGGACGGGCAAAACCTGGCGCGCACTAGGGCGTTTGTACTTTTCGCGCTTGGAAAAAAACTGA
- a CDS encoding O-antigen ligase family protein, with the protein MHYSGLRHASNRAFEFICLWIIPIGFFLLLCDLFFLPGRPQHHKLYYALFSIPTLIAICLRPRELRDLLHEPLILSFLAFLAWSLISLFWSPLDESIGGLIKPPLHTLMLFIGCVLLVRYRSEYLQPLFFGAAVVALIASLFNLYAFAKAYSPDLRMIGAGAFDNPLLSSHVFGFFCIYWLSLSMTCKRRAVLWLSIPALIVMFTAVMATGSRTPLVALALATLWLCFVCWNRRSLFVLIGTAICAAIVVFEFSGIITARGGSYRFELWKLALEQIAHHPWIGKGLNASLSLDVGVGYLLEEPHSFALGVLYYVGIIGFIPWLFMQAWALLSAWRQRAHPLFIIASTWLVFGMGAGLTEGGGILSRPKEHWYLLVIPLALIAALNISRRSGRLPGIHVEPLTTSAMTQLADGAHVVEKDGLGPKVLRLSNGHFLKLFRPRRWYTSGHFTPYSERFASNSEHLRSLDIPSPDILKLYQLDDGSSAVLYQPLSGQTLRQILQSTGAPAVREALVERFGKFLAQLHDRGIYFRSVHLGNVLLLDTGEFGLIDLADMRILPSPLNLSLRQRNLRHIQRYPEDRRWLFEEQLQALLQGYGKVAPKRAVDNMHKHVLAFAVKAG; encoded by the coding sequence ATGCACTACAGCGGTCTGCGTCATGCCTCCAATCGAGCCTTCGAGTTTATTTGCCTGTGGATCATTCCCATCGGCTTTTTCCTATTGCTATGCGACCTGTTTTTTCTTCCCGGACGTCCGCAGCATCACAAGCTTTATTACGCACTGTTCAGCATTCCAACGCTGATCGCCATTTGCCTGCGCCCCCGAGAACTGCGTGACCTGCTACACGAGCCTCTCATTTTGAGCTTTCTGGCCTTTTTAGCCTGGTCACTGATCAGCCTATTCTGGAGCCCCCTCGACGAAAGCATCGGAGGACTGATAAAGCCGCCACTGCACACGCTCATGCTGTTCATCGGCTGCGTATTACTGGTGCGCTACCGTAGCGAATACCTGCAACCCTTGTTTTTTGGGGCCGCCGTGGTTGCGCTGATTGCCTCACTCTTCAATTTGTATGCGTTCGCCAAAGCCTACTCTCCCGACCTACGGATGATCGGAGCCGGCGCTTTCGACAATCCACTGCTGAGTTCCCACGTCTTTGGCTTTTTCTGCATTTATTGGCTGAGCCTGAGCATGACCTGTAAGCGACGAGCGGTACTTTGGCTAAGCATTCCCGCATTGATCGTAATGTTCACGGCGGTGATGGCGACGGGCTCCCGAACTCCGCTGGTCGCATTGGCCCTTGCAACACTGTGGCTCTGCTTTGTCTGCTGGAATCGCCGCTCCTTATTCGTACTGATCGGCACGGCCATCTGTGCTGCCATTGTGGTGTTTGAGTTCTCTGGGATTATTACCGCTCGGGGAGGGTCCTATCGTTTCGAATTATGGAAACTGGCCCTCGAACAGATTGCCCATCACCCCTGGATAGGCAAAGGTCTAAACGCGTCACTGAGCCTTGATGTCGGGGTCGGCTATCTTCTGGAAGAACCCCACAGTTTTGCACTTGGCGTCCTCTACTATGTCGGCATCATTGGCTTCATACCCTGGCTGTTCATGCAGGCATGGGCACTGCTGAGCGCTTGGCGGCAACGGGCGCACCCATTGTTTATCATCGCCTCCACATGGCTGGTTTTCGGTATGGGTGCAGGGCTGACAGAAGGTGGCGGCATTTTGAGTCGCCCTAAAGAACACTGGTACCTGTTGGTTATCCCGCTGGCCCTGATTGCCGCCCTTAACATCAGCCGGCGTAGCGGCCGACTCCCAGGCATACACGTCGAGCCTCTAACCACCAGCGCTATGACGCAATTGGCAGACGGCGCTCATGTCGTCGAGAAGGATGGGCTGGGACCCAAAGTATTACGGCTCAGCAACGGCCACTTCCTAAAACTGTTCCGCCCTCGGCGCTGGTACACATCGGGGCACTTCACCCCCTACTCTGAACGCTTCGCTTCGAACAGTGAGCACCTGCGCAGCCTGGATATCCCAAGCCCGGACATCCTCAAGTTGTATCAACTGGATGATGGAAGCAGTGCCGTACTCTACCAACCGCTGTCAGGCCAAACCCTGCGCCAAATTCTGCAGTCGACGGGCGCGCCTGCCGTTCGCGAGGCATTGGTCGAGCGCTTTGGCAAATTTCTGGCTCAACTGCATGACCGAGGCATCTACTTTCGCTCGGTTCACCTGGGCAATGTCCTGCTGCTCGACACCGGCGAGTTTGGCTTAATCGACCTGGCCGACATGCGAATCCTGCCCTCGCCGCTCAATTTGTCGCTACGCCAGCGAAATCTACGGCATATACAGCGTTACCCCGAAGACAGGCGCTGGCTGTTTGAAGAGCAATTACAGGCTCTACTCCAAGGGTACGGTAAAGTGGCGCCGAAACGAGCAGTGGATAACATGCACAAACATGTGCTGGCTTTTGCAGTAAAGGCGGGGTGA
- the msbA gene encoding lipid A export permease/ATP-binding protein MsbA translates to MTESSPSGSPSSMKIYFRLLGYVRPYAGIFLISIVGFVIFASTQPMLGYILKYFVDGLSNPEAVLFPSVPYLRDLQLLQAVPLLIVLIAAWQGLGSYLGNYFLAKVSLGLVHDLRMELFNNLLVLPNRYFDQNNSGHLISRITFNVTMVTGAATDAIKVVIREGMSVVFLFASLLFMNWRLTLVMIAILPMIAFMVGTASKKFRKQSKKIQAAMGDVTHVASETIQGYRVVRSFGGEAYEKQRFLNASESNTNRQLRMTRTGAIYTPMLQLVIYTAMAVLMFLVLYLRGDASAGDMIAYITLAGFLPKPIRQLSEVSSTIQKGVAGAESIFEQLDVEPEMDGGTLERSSLTGRLEVRNLSFTYPGTDRLVLDNISFTVESGQVVALVGRSGSGKSTLASLIPRFYHHTDGQILLDGIEVEHYRLLNLRRHIAQVTQHVTLFSDTVANNIAYGDLAGAPRAAIEKAAEDAYAKDFIEQLPKGLDTLVGENGVLLSGGQRQRLAIARALLKNAPLLILDEATSALDTESERHIQAALDQAMKGRTTLVIAHRLSTIEKADLILVMDKGQIVERGTHAQLLAQNGYYARLNSMGLDEPTTSGIA, encoded by the coding sequence ATGACCGAATCCAGTCCCTCCGGTAGCCCTTCGAGCATGAAGATCTACTTCCGCTTGCTCGGCTACGTCCGACCCTATGCCGGGATTTTTCTGATTAGCATTGTCGGGTTTGTGATTTTTGCTTCGACGCAGCCAATGCTGGGGTACATCCTAAAGTACTTTGTTGATGGTCTGTCCAACCCGGAAGCCGTGTTGTTCCCCAGTGTTCCTTACCTGCGCGATTTGCAGCTGCTGCAGGCTGTGCCATTGTTGATTGTCCTGATCGCGGCCTGGCAGGGGTTGGGATCCTATCTGGGTAACTACTTTCTGGCAAAGGTATCGCTAGGGCTGGTCCATGACCTGCGAATGGAGTTGTTCAATAACTTGCTGGTCTTGCCGAATCGTTATTTCGACCAGAATAACTCGGGGCATCTGATCTCGCGTATCACCTTTAACGTCACCATGGTCACCGGGGCGGCAACGGATGCGATCAAGGTCGTAATCCGTGAGGGAATGAGCGTTGTCTTCCTGTTTGCCTCGCTGCTTTTTATGAACTGGCGTTTGACGCTGGTGATGATTGCCATTCTTCCAATGATTGCATTCATGGTCGGTACGGCCAGTAAAAAGTTTCGCAAGCAAAGCAAGAAAATACAGGCCGCGATGGGCGACGTCACCCATGTGGCGTCTGAAACTATCCAGGGTTATCGCGTGGTCCGCAGCTTTGGCGGCGAGGCCTACGAGAAACAGCGGTTTCTCAACGCGAGCGAAAGCAATACCAACCGGCAATTACGCATGACTCGCACCGGGGCTATTTACACCCCGATGTTGCAGTTGGTGATTTACACGGCCATGGCGGTCTTGATGTTCCTGGTGCTGTACCTGCGTGGTGATGCTTCTGCGGGCGATATGATTGCCTACATCACCCTGGCGGGTTTTTTACCCAAGCCGATTCGTCAATTGTCTGAGGTCAGTTCAACCATCCAGAAGGGCGTTGCGGGTGCTGAGAGCATTTTCGAACAGTTGGATGTCGAGCCTGAAATGGACGGCGGTACCCTTGAACGCAGTTCGCTGACAGGGCGGTTGGAGGTGCGGAATCTGAGTTTTACCTATCCGGGAACTGATCGTCTGGTCCTGGATAATATTTCCTTTACCGTTGAATCGGGACAGGTCGTGGCGCTGGTAGGGCGTTCTGGCAGCGGGAAGTCGACGCTGGCCAGCTTGATTCCGCGCTTTTATCACCATACGGACGGTCAAATCCTATTGGACGGTATTGAGGTTGAGCATTACCGCTTGCTCAATCTACGTCGGCACATCGCCCAGGTCACCCAACACGTCACGCTGTTCAGCGATACCGTGGCTAACAACATTGCGTATGGCGATTTAGCAGGCGCGCCGCGTGCGGCCATCGAGAAAGCTGCGGAAGATGCCTATGCCAAGGATTTTATCGAGCAGTTGCCTAAAGGCCTGGACACCTTGGTGGGCGAGAACGGTGTCTTGTTGTCGGGTGGGCAGCGTCAGCGTTTGGCGATTGCTCGGGCACTGTTGAAAAATGCTCCGTTGCTGATTCTTGATGAGGCAACATCTGCTTTGGATACCGAGTCTGAACGGCATATTCAGGCCGCACTGGATCAGGCGATGAAGGGACGCACCACGCTGGTCATTGCTCACCGCCTTTCGACCATTGAGAAAGCCGACCTGATTTTGGTCATGGACAAAGGACAGATTGTCGAGCGAGGCACTCACGCCCAGTTGCTGGCCCAGAATGGCTACTATGCCAGGCTGAACTCAATGGGTTTGGATGAGCCGACGACCTCCGGGATAGCCTGA
- a CDS encoding capsule biosynthesis protein, translating into MDRYRWRLLRERHSWLGSVLRFARGALSDCLFGWRAQARLSAEVVAEPCDFLLLQSATKVIAFQRKKLLITALRDHHYLLVETALQDQPTILARRLLKRPPQAVPLRYFGYAAYAEWLVAHHQPRILLNDRNGSLYAPFLRLALNQRQCLLVHLAHATTVESSSRLSMNDYDYYFMFGHSSLEALQSRPLRFGNSNAVLSGSHMIDLSYDLLPATPERRVLLVLGVGPDKEKEPGYQRTYALLYEWVSQHPEFQVLIKAHPRSQIPFWQKAALDLPHVQVLPPECSLAAALDKASIVINIMSNAVIEAALARRPIIYVNASEHHDIFSQERFLGRRVATVAALSERIVWIQTHYRQCLEEAERFAEFHLVNGAGALDRTVNLLVDLLNAKPVPSQVLDGTV; encoded by the coding sequence ATGGATCGTTATCGCTGGCGGTTGTTGCGTGAGCGCCATAGCTGGCTTGGCAGCGTGCTTCGATTTGCGCGCGGCGCCCTGAGTGACTGTCTATTTGGCTGGAGAGCGCAGGCCAGGTTGAGTGCTGAAGTCGTGGCTGAGCCCTGTGATTTTCTGTTGCTGCAATCAGCCACCAAGGTCATTGCTTTTCAGCGCAAGAAACTGTTGATCACCGCTTTACGCGATCATCACTACCTTTTGGTTGAAACCGCTCTGCAAGACCAGCCGACAATCCTCGCGCGGCGCCTGCTCAAGCGTCCACCGCAAGCTGTGCCGTTGCGCTATTTTGGCTATGCCGCTTATGCGGAGTGGCTGGTTGCACATCACCAGCCGAGAATTTTGCTCAATGACCGTAATGGCAGCCTGTATGCGCCGTTTTTGCGTTTGGCATTGAACCAGCGGCAATGTTTGTTGGTGCATCTGGCGCACGCCACGACGGTCGAGTCATCCAGCCGTCTGAGTATGAATGACTACGACTACTATTTTATGTTCGGTCACAGTTCTCTGGAGGCTCTGCAGTCACGGCCGCTACGGTTTGGCAACTCCAACGCCGTGTTGTCGGGTTCGCACATGATTGACCTGTCTTACGATTTGCTGCCGGCGACGCCCGAGCGTCGAGTCCTGTTGGTACTCGGTGTGGGGCCGGATAAAGAGAAGGAACCGGGTTACCAGAGAACCTATGCCTTACTTTACGAATGGGTGTCTCAACATCCGGAGTTCCAAGTGTTGATCAAGGCGCACCCTCGCAGTCAGATACCGTTCTGGCAGAAAGCGGCGCTGGACTTGCCCCATGTTCAGGTGTTGCCCCCTGAGTGCAGTTTGGCGGCCGCATTGGATAAGGCCTCTATCGTGATCAATATCATGTCCAACGCTGTCATTGAGGCCGCACTGGCACGACGACCGATTATTTATGTCAATGCCAGTGAACATCACGATATTTTTTCCCAGGAGCGTTTTCTGGGCCGTCGAGTGGCCACGGTTGCGGCATTGTCGGAGCGTATTGTTTGGATTCAGACGCACTATCGGCAGTGCCTTGAAGAGGCTGAGCGTTTTGCCGAGTTTCATTTGGTTAATGGGGCTGGGGCGCTGGACAGAACCGTCAACCTGTTGGTTGACCTATTGAACGCCAAGCCTGTGCCTAGCCAAGTGCTTGATGGCACGGTTTAG